In Equus przewalskii isolate Varuska chromosome 22, EquPr2, whole genome shotgun sequence, the following proteins share a genomic window:
- the LOC139078776 gene encoding FERM domain-containing protein 3-like isoform X1: MEEMDGAHPPYTMCFRVKFYPHEPLKIKEEPTRYLLFLQIKTDIVVHGRLLCSFSDAAYLGACIVQAFLATQHGEESTRSQSVVSRFEASFSFPGDFTPDKLSKLLGFSFFIY; the protein is encoded by the exons ATGGAAGAAATGGATGGAG CTCATCCACCATATACCATGTGCTTTAGAGTGAAATTCTACCCACACGAACCCTTGAAGATTAAAGAAGAGCCCACCAG GTACCTTCTCTtcttgcaaattaaaacagacaTTGTCGTCCATGGCCGACTGCTCTGCTCCTTTTCAGATGCTGCCTACCTGGGTGCCTGTATCGTTCAAG CTTTTCTAGCCACGCAGCATGGCGAGGAGAGCACCAGGTCACAGTCTGTTGTATCTCGGTTTGAagcttccttctcatttcctgGTGATTTCACACCAGACAAATTATCTAAGCTCCtaggtttcagtttcttcatatattAA